Proteins co-encoded in one Listeria ivanovii subsp. ivanovii genomic window:
- the uvrC gene encoding excinuclease ABC subunit UvrC, producing the protein MSSEHIQNKLALLPDQPGCYLMKDRQGTIIYVGKAKILKNRVRSYFSGTHDSKTQRLVQEIVDFEYIVTSSNVEALLLEINLIKKHDPRFNIRLKDDKTYPFIKITSERHPRLIITRQVKKDKGKYFGPYPNVYAANEVKRILDRLYPLRKCSTLPNKVCLYYHLGQCLAPCVFDVEASKYKEMQDEIVAFLNGGYKTVKNDLMKKMQLAAENMEFEKAGEFRDQINAIETTMEKQKMTMNDFVDRDVFGYAIDKGWMCVQVFFIRQGKLIERDVSQFPFYNDADEDFLTFIGQFYQKTNHIPPKEIYLPDDVDSEAVQAVVPDTKIIVPQRGNKKDLVKLAYKNAKIALNEKFMLLERNEERTVGAVERLGEAMGIPTPSRVEAFDNSNIHGTDPVSAMVTFLDGKPSKNDYRKYKIKTVEGPDDYATMREVIRRRYWRVLKEGLPMPDLILIDGGKGQIDSAKDVLINELGLDIPVAGLAKDDKHRTSQLLFGDPLVIIPLERNSQEFYLLQRMQDEVHRFAITFHRQLRSKTGFQSILDGIPGVGPGRKKKLLKHFGSMKKLKEATVVEIKEAGVPLNVAEEVHKHITVFNEKANNTEQK; encoded by the coding sequence ATGTCTTCTGAACATATCCAAAATAAATTAGCGCTATTACCAGACCAACCAGGTTGTTACTTGATGAAAGATAGACAAGGAACGATTATTTATGTCGGTAAAGCAAAAATTTTAAAAAATCGTGTTCGTTCTTACTTTTCAGGAACACATGATAGTAAAACACAACGCTTAGTCCAAGAAATTGTCGACTTTGAATATATCGTAACATCCTCCAATGTAGAAGCATTATTGCTTGAAATTAACTTAATTAAAAAGCATGATCCACGCTTCAACATTCGACTAAAAGATGACAAAACTTATCCATTTATTAAAATCACAAGTGAGAGGCATCCGCGCCTAATTATTACCCGCCAAGTCAAAAAAGACAAAGGAAAATATTTTGGTCCATACCCAAATGTATACGCGGCTAATGAAGTGAAACGAATTTTAGATCGTTTATATCCTTTAAGAAAATGTAGTACACTTCCAAATAAAGTCTGCTTGTATTACCATTTAGGTCAGTGTCTGGCTCCGTGCGTATTTGATGTCGAAGCAAGCAAATACAAAGAAATGCAAGACGAAATAGTTGCGTTTCTAAATGGTGGCTACAAAACCGTAAAAAATGACTTAATGAAAAAAATGCAACTCGCCGCGGAAAACATGGAATTCGAAAAAGCTGGCGAATTTCGCGACCAAATAAATGCCATTGAAACAACCATGGAAAAACAAAAAATGACAATGAACGACTTCGTAGACCGTGATGTTTTTGGTTATGCGATTGACAAAGGCTGGATGTGCGTCCAAGTCTTCTTCATTCGTCAAGGAAAGTTAATCGAACGCGATGTTTCACAGTTTCCGTTTTATAACGATGCGGATGAAGACTTTCTTACTTTCATTGGTCAGTTTTACCAAAAAACGAATCACATTCCACCAAAAGAAATTTATTTGCCAGATGATGTCGATAGTGAAGCTGTACAAGCTGTTGTACCAGACACCAAAATCATCGTACCACAACGCGGCAACAAAAAAGATTTAGTCAAACTAGCCTATAAAAATGCTAAAATAGCTCTAAATGAAAAATTCATGTTACTAGAACGAAATGAAGAGCGTACAGTTGGGGCTGTAGAACGTCTCGGAGAAGCCATGGGAATTCCAACCCCATCTCGCGTGGAGGCCTTTGATAACTCCAACATTCATGGTACAGATCCAGTTTCCGCAATGGTGACATTCCTTGATGGAAAACCAAGCAAGAACGATTATCGTAAATATAAAATTAAAACCGTCGAAGGGCCAGATGACTACGCAACGATGCGCGAAGTAATTCGCCGTCGCTACTGGCGCGTTCTAAAAGAAGGATTACCGATGCCAGATTTAATCTTAATTGATGGTGGGAAAGGGCAAATCGATAGCGCTAAAGATGTCTTAATCAACGAACTTGGTCTTGATATCCCTGTAGCTGGACTTGCTAAAGACGACAAACACCGAACAAGTCAATTATTATTTGGCGATCCACTCGTTATCATTCCATTAGAAAGAAACAGCCAAGAATTCTATTTACTGCAACGAATGCAAGATGAAGTCCATCGCTTTGCCATTACATTTCATCGCCAATTACGCAGCAAAACAGGATTCCAATCTATTCTTGATGGCATTCCAGGCGTTGGACCTGGTCGCAAGAAAAAATTACTCAAACATTTTGGCTCGATGAAAAAATTAAAAGAAGCCACAGTGGTTGAAATAAAAGAAGCTGGCGTCCCACTGAACGTTGCAGAAGAAGTCCACAAACACATTACTGTCTTCAATGAAAAAGCCAACAATACGGAGCAAAAATAA
- the trxA gene encoding thioredoxin encodes MVKEITDATFEQETSEGLVLTDFWATWCGPCRMVAPVLEEIQEERGDTLKIVKMDVDENPETPGSFGVMSIPTLLIKKDGEVVDTIIGYRPKEELDEVINKYV; translated from the coding sequence ATGGTAAAAGAAATTACAGATGCAACATTTGAACAAGAAACTAGTGAAGGCTTAGTATTAACAGATTTCTGGGCAACATGGTGTGGTCCTTGCCGCATGGTGGCTCCAGTTTTAGAAGAAATACAAGAAGAACGCGGCGATACACTTAAAATCGTCAAAATGGACGTAGATGAAAACCCAGAAACACCAGGTAGCTTCGGTGTTATGAGTATTCCAACACTTCTTATCAAAAAAGACGGAGAAGTAGTCGATACAATTATCGGTTACCGTCCAAAAGAAGAACTGGATGAAGTCATCAACAAATACGTTTAA